The genomic stretch CCGCTATGGCGATAATGATCGGTTGGCAGCGCAGGTCGCGGTGACCGTTGGGGCCGATGCGCTGGTGCTGCTGTCGGATGTGGATGGCTTCTACAGTGCCAATCCGGCGCTGGATCCCAGCGCCAAACGCTATGACACGATTGACGCGATCACCCCCGAGATCGAAGCCATGGCCGGCGATGGCGTGTCTGGCCTGTCCAAGGGCGGCATGATCACCAAGGTGCTGGCGGCAAAGATGGCGACAGCCGCAGGCTGCGCCATGGTGATCACCGAAGGATCGCCCCTGAACCCTTTGAAAACACTTATAGACGGCGCACCTTGCACCTGGTTCACCGCGCTGGATGACCCGCAGGTTGCCCGCAAGCGTTGGATTGCGGCGATGAAGCCGCGCGGCGTGGTGACCATTGATGCCGGGGCGGCGCGCGCGCTGGCAAATGGCAACAGTCTATTGCCCGCAGGGGTCTGTCATGTGGAGGGTGACTTTGGCCGGGGGGATCCCCTGGCCATCCAGAGCCCGGAGGGACGCAAACTGGGGCAGGGCTTGTCACGCTACACTGGCGATGAAGCCCGCGCCATTCAGGGGCGTCAATCTGCCGAAATCGAACAGGCCCTGGGCTATCCCGGCCGGGCTGCTTTGATCCATCGAGACGATATGGCGCTCTGACCCCTCTCCTTTGGGGCTGGAAACCGGCCTGTTGCTTGCCCTAATCTTGCAGCATCAGAACGGCAGTAGCCTCTCACAGACAAGGCTTAGAAGAGACCGATGACAGAGACACAAAATATCCCCGCGCTGATGATGGATCTTGGCATTCGTGCAAAGCGGGCAGCGCAGATCCTGGCCACAGCCAGCGCTGAACGCAAACATGCTGCCCTGATTGGCGCCGCTGAGGCAGTCTGGGCGCGCCGCGGCGAGATCATTACCGCCAACGCCAAAGACCTGGACTATGGCACATCCAAGGGCCTGTCGCCCGCGATGATGGATCGGCTGATGCTGGACGAGCCCCGTATCCAATCCATCGTAGACGGGCTACGTGCCGTGGCAGAACAACCTGATCCGGTGGGTGAGGTGCTGGCAGAGTGGGAACAGCCCTCGGGCCTCAACATTCAAAGGGTAAGAACGCCGCTTGGCGTTATTGGCGTGATCTATGAAAGCCGCCCCAATGTCACGGCAGATGCCGGGGCGCTGTGTCTGAAATCCGGCAATGCGGTGATCCTGCGCGGCGGGTCGGAGAGCTTTCATTCCAGCCAGGTCATTCATTCCTGTCTGGCCGAAGGCCTGCGCGGCGCAAACCTGCCCGAGGATGCTGTGCAACTGGTGCCAACCCGGGACCGCGCAGCGGTGCAAGAGCTGCTGACCATGACAGAATATGTTGATGTCATCGTGCCCCGTGGCGGCAAGGGCCTGGTTGGATTGGTTCAGCGCGAGGCGCGGGTGCCGGTTTTTGCCCACCTTGAGGGCATCGTGCATATCTACCTGGACAAATCTGCCGACCCCAGAAAGGCGCTCGACGTGGTGCTAAACGCCAAAACCCGTCGCACCGGGATCTGTGGCGCCGCGGAATGCCTGCTGATCCATCGCGATATCGTCGACACAATTGGTCGCGACGTACTGACCGCACTGGCGGCAGCCGGGGTGGAGATCCACGCGGCTGGCGGCCTGGTTGGCCCCGAGAGCATGGCGCCCGCAGAGGAGGCCGACTGGGGCAAAGAGTTTCTGGATAAGGTTATTGCCGCAAAGCCCGTAGCGGATATCGAGGATGCGATCGCGCATATCCGCAAATATCACTCGCAGCATACTGATTGCATCATTACCGAGGATGAAGCTGCCGTAACTCAGTTTTTTGCTGAGCTCGACAGTGCAATCCTGATGCATAATGCCTCGACCCAGTTTGCCGATGGTGGTGAATTTGGCATGGGGGCGGAGATTGGCATTGCCACCGGCAAGATGCATGCCCGTGGCCCCGTCGGCGCTGCCCAGTTGACCAGCTTTAAATACCTGGTGCGTGGCGACGGCACAGTGCGGGCCTAGGATTTCAGGGCATCTAGATCGCCTATTACCTAATTGAAACTGCAATAAAAAAGCCCCGATCAGATGATTGGGGGCTTTTGCTATGATCACTTTTGTCAGGGTCTGACAGCAGGCATTCTAAAACCAGACTGTGACTTTCTCGTCTGTATGGTCAAAGCCCAGCTGACATTCTGCCTCTGTCGCCGCCGCCGGCAGCATGGCGAATTGCACCTGCGCCGGGGTCAAGCTGGCCGAGGTGTCGCTATCGTCGAGATAGCCCCAAAGTGATGCGTCAACAGCGACCTTACGGCCTTCGCCCACCACCGTCCATTTCCCATCTGTGCAGGTCATGGTGATCATACCGCCATAGGGCAGGGCGGTTTCCAGGCACAGCGCCGCCAGAAAGGCCATACGTACGGCGCTGCGGCTGCACCCGTCGGCGTAATCCCATTGGAACTTTAGGCGGCCAGCCTTGCTGATGTCATCCAGAACCGAGACGATCTCTGCCCGGCCCATCTGCTGATCGCCCGCGGCGCCAAAGGCAATGCGGAAAAACCGGATGCGCGCATTGGCATTCAACACACTGTCGGAAATCAGCTCAAGCTCCGGTCCGGCCATAGCACCGGACATTGCCAGCAGTTCCAATCCGTTGTTAATAGCGCCGACGGGGCTGATCAAATCGTGACAAATTCTGGACCCTATCAAAGCGGCCAAATTGGCGGTATCTACGGCCATATCTTTCCTCCGAATTGGGCCCATCACATGATCGACCTCAATGCCTTCCTTGCCCCCGGCATGCGCGTTACGCACCCGGATCATCCTGAATGGGGACCTGGAGAAGTCCAATCCAATGCAGGTGGCAAAATTACTGTCAATTTCCCGGACCAGGGAAAATTGGTCTTTGACGGGACGCGTGTTCCCTTGATTCTAGTGAATGAGGCTTAACGGTTTATGAATAGTTAAGAAACCCCAGAGAGTTTTACGAAAACCTTGCCTAATGCGCCCTTAGCGGTCTATCAGCGCCGCAAACTGATCTAGGAAAGCCCTGGTACATGGCTGAAACCCAAACTGAATTCACCGTTTCGCTGGCCACGACCGACGCAGACCTGCGCGCGGCCCAGGCGCTTCGCTATGAGGTCTTTGTCAGCGAAATGGGCGCTGACGGCGCCCTGGTAGATCATCGCGAAGGGCTGGAGAAAGACACGTTTGATGCCTTTTGTGATCATATGATCATTCGTGAGACCGCAACAGACCGGGTGGTCGGGGTGTACCGCTTGATGCGCGCGGACCAGGCGGTCAACGCCGGAGGGTTCTATTCAGAGGCCGAATACGATCTGAGCCCACTGACCCGCTCTGGGCGGCGCTTGCTGGAACTGGGCCGGTCTTGCCTACATCCAGAGTTTCGCGGTGGCAAAGCCCTGTTTTATCTTTGGGTGGGTCTCAATGCCTATGTGTCTGAGCACGATATTGAAATCCTGTTTGGGACTGCCAGTTTTGCCGGCACCGACCTGAACGCGCTTTCCGGGCCATTGTCGGTGCTGAACCGGGACTACCTGGCGCCACCGCCTCTGCGG from Phaeobacter sp. G2 encodes the following:
- the proB gene encoding glutamate 5-kinase; its protein translation is MAALIDARRIVVKIGSALLVDRTTGKLRLGWLHSLANDVAWLKSKGKDVILVSSGSIALGREVLGLPRADLPLEKSQAAAAVGQIRLARAYEEALAPHGVTTAQVLVTLEDSADRRRYLNARATLETLIGLGAVPIVNENDTIATDEIRYGDNDRLAAQVAVTVGADALVLLSDVDGFYSANPALDPSAKRYDTIDAITPEIEAMAGDGVSGLSKGGMITKVLAAKMATAAGCAMVITEGSPLNPLKTLIDGAPCTWFTALDDPQVARKRWIAAMKPRGVVTIDAGAARALANGNSLLPAGVCHVEGDFGRGDPLAIQSPEGRKLGQGLSRYTGDEARAIQGRQSAEIEQALGYPGRAALIHRDDMAL
- a CDS encoding glutamate-5-semialdehyde dehydrogenase — its product is MTETQNIPALMMDLGIRAKRAAQILATASAERKHAALIGAAEAVWARRGEIITANAKDLDYGTSKGLSPAMMDRLMLDEPRIQSIVDGLRAVAEQPDPVGEVLAEWEQPSGLNIQRVRTPLGVIGVIYESRPNVTADAGALCLKSGNAVILRGGSESFHSSQVIHSCLAEGLRGANLPEDAVQLVPTRDRAAVQELLTMTEYVDVIVPRGGKGLVGLVQREARVPVFAHLEGIVHIYLDKSADPRKALDVVLNAKTRRTGICGAAECLLIHRDIVDTIGRDVLTALAAAGVEIHAAGGLVGPESMAPAEEADWGKEFLDKVIAAKPVADIEDAIAHIRKYHSQHTDCIITEDEAAVTQFFAELDSAILMHNASTQFADGGEFGMGAEIGIATGKMHARGPVGAAQLTSFKYLVRGDGTVRA
- a CDS encoding histidine phosphotransferase family protein produces the protein MAVDTANLAALIGSRICHDLISPVGAINNGLELLAMSGAMAGPELELISDSVLNANARIRFFRIAFGAAGDQQMGRAEIVSVLDDISKAGRLKFQWDYADGCSRSAVRMAFLAALCLETALPYGGMITMTCTDGKWTVVGEGRKVAVDASLWGYLDDSDTSASLTPAQVQFAMLPAAATEAECQLGFDHTDEKVTVWF
- a CDS encoding DUF3553 domain-containing protein; this encodes MIDLNAFLAPGMRVTHPDHPEWGPGEVQSNAGGKITVNFPDQGKLVFDGTRVPLILVNEA
- a CDS encoding GNAT family N-acetyltransferase, encoding MAETQTEFTVSLATTDADLRAAQALRYEVFVSEMGADGALVDHREGLEKDTFDAFCDHMIIRETATDRVVGVYRLMRADQAVNAGGFYSEAEYDLSPLTRSGRRLLELGRSCLHPEFRGGKALFYLWVGLNAYVSEHDIEILFGTASFAGTDLNALSGPLSVLNRDYLAPPPLRCKSRSYQPMDLLEASAVDRKRAMVECPALIKAYLRLGGTVGDGAFVDHGFNTTDVLMILDTARMTERQKRFYSTPTARA